The Candidatus Arthromitus sp. SFB-mouse-Japan genome includes a region encoding these proteins:
- the nagA gene encoding N-acetylglucosamine-6-phosphate deacetylase, with protein MLIKNVKLIFTDSIVPGSVVIQNGKIYKIFLNHNPRYEGEILDGEGLYLSPGFIDIHIHGASNHDTMDASYEGIIEISNTLLKHGVTSFLPTTMTCSKEDIRNALKNIYQIIKDNTSPNNILGVHLEGPFISKERIGAQNPEFLLEPSIDNFKEIVEDYEEIIKIVTLAPEIEGASNLIKYLNDKKIVASIGHTNATYEEALCSIKNGISHATHLFNAMTPFTHRSPGVVGAILNSNITAECILDGIHIHYAALDMAIKIKSNNKIVLITDAMRACCMKDGNYTLGGQNVIVKDSNARLENGSLAGSVLTLNKAVYNVKNNLNIPLNEIIKLVTINPSKICKTQLTKGLIKEGYDADLVLFDEDINIKHVFVNGNKKEGIS; from the coding sequence TTGTTAATAAAAAATGTTAAATTGATATTTACTGATTCAATTGTTCCTGGAAGTGTAGTTATACAAAACGGCAAAATATACAAAATATTTTTAAACCACAATCCAAGATATGAAGGTGAAATTTTAGATGGTGAAGGACTATACCTATCTCCTGGATTTATAGATATTCATATACATGGTGCAAGTAACCACGATACTATGGATGCATCTTATGAAGGTATTATAGAGATATCCAATACTTTATTGAAACACGGTGTAACATCATTTCTTCCAACTACTATGACATGTTCAAAAGAAGATATAAGAAATGCTCTTAAAAATATATATCAAATAATCAAAGACAATACATCACCTAACAACATACTAGGTGTTCATTTAGAAGGACCTTTTATTAGTAAGGAAAGGATCGGTGCACAAAATCCAGAATTTTTGTTAGAACCATCTATAGATAATTTCAAAGAAATAGTTGAAGATTATGAAGAAATTATAAAAATCGTAACTTTAGCTCCCGAAATTGAAGGAGCATCGAATTTAATTAAATATTTAAACGATAAAAAGATAGTCGCATCAATAGGTCACACTAATGCAACATATGAAGAAGCTCTATGTAGCATTAAAAATGGTATATCTCATGCAACTCATCTCTTCAATGCAATGACTCCATTTACTCATAGAAGCCCTGGAGTTGTAGGTGCAATATTAAATTCAAATATTACAGCTGAATGTATTTTAGATGGAATACATATCCATTATGCCGCACTAGACATGGCAATAAAAATTAAATCAAATAATAAAATAGTACTAATAACAGATGCTATGAGAGCATGCTGTATGAAAGATGGAAACTACACATTAGGAGGTCAAAATGTTATAGTTAAAGATTCTAATGCAAGACTTGAAAATGGTTCTCTTGCAGGATCGGTATTAACATTAAACAAAGCAGTATATAATGTCAAAAATAACTTAAACATCCCTCTTAATGAAATAATAAAACTTGTTACCATAAATCCATCAAAAATATGTAAAACTCAATTAACTAAAGGACTCATAAAAGAAGGATATGATGCAGATCTAGTATTATTTGATGAAGACATAAATATAAAACACGTATTTGTTAATGGGAATAAAAAAGAAGGTATTAGCTAA
- the metK gene encoding methionine adenosyltransferase: MKRLFTSESVTEGHPDKMCDQISDGILDFILAKDPLARVACEISVTTGIVNVIGEITTNCYVDVQSIVRKIVNDIGYNKAEYGFDSNTCAIANFIHGQSSDIAIGVDESFEKRNDVVSENKFIGAGDQGIMFGYACNETEEFMPLPIILAHKLAKRLAEVRKEGILNYLRPDGKTQVTVEYDGDKPFRIDTILISTQHDEIVTQDKIRTDLIKNVVEPTISKELLDNNTKYLINPTGRFVIGGPHGDSGLTGRKIIVDTYGGFSRHGGGAFSGKDPTKVDRTAAYGARWVAKNLVASGLCDKVEIQLAYAIGVASPVSIFVETFGSEKIDKSNIYDIIDRVFDLSPGGLIKILDLRRPIYRQVASYGHFGRNDLNVPWEKLDKVNEIKSLLKKEGISI, from the coding sequence ATGAAAAGGTTATTTACTTCAGAATCTGTTACAGAAGGTCACCCAGATAAAATGTGTGATCAAATTTCTGATGGTATATTAGATTTTATATTAGCTAAAGATCCTTTAGCTAGAGTAGCGTGTGAAATTAGTGTTACAACTGGAATTGTAAACGTTATTGGTGAAATTACAACTAATTGTTATGTAGATGTTCAAAGTATAGTAAGAAAAATAGTAAATGATATTGGATATAATAAGGCAGAATATGGTTTTGATTCTAATACTTGTGCGATAGCTAATTTTATACATGGTCAATCATCTGATATAGCTATAGGTGTTGATGAATCGTTTGAAAAAAGAAATGATGTAGTTAGTGAGAATAAATTTATAGGTGCTGGTGATCAAGGCATAATGTTTGGATATGCTTGTAATGAAACTGAGGAATTTATGCCACTTCCTATAATATTGGCTCATAAATTAGCTAAAAGATTGGCAGAAGTTAGAAAAGAAGGTATATTGAATTATTTGAGACCTGATGGAAAAACTCAAGTTACGGTTGAGTATGATGGAGACAAGCCTTTTAGAATTGACACTATACTGATATCAACTCAGCATGATGAAATTGTGACCCAAGATAAGATAAGAACTGATTTAATAAAAAATGTTGTAGAACCCACTATTTCAAAGGAATTATTAGATAATAATACTAAGTATTTGATAAATCCGACTGGACGTTTTGTCATAGGTGGACCTCATGGAGATAGTGGACTTACTGGTAGGAAAATAATTGTTGATACATATGGTGGATTTTCTAGGCATGGAGGAGGGGCTTTTTCAGGGAAAGATCCAACAAAAGTTGATAGAACTGCTGCTTATGGAGCAAGATGGGTTGCTAAAAATCTTGTTGCTTCTGGTTTATGTGATAAGGTTGAAATTCAACTAGCATATGCAATAGGAGTAGCTAGTCCTGTGTCTATATTTGTTGAAACTTTTGGAAGCGAAAAAATAGATAAGAGTAATATATATGATATTATAGATAGAGTTTTTGATTTGAGTCCAGGAGGATTAATAAAAATTCTTGATTTGAGGAGACCTATATATCGACAAGTTGCTAGTTATGGTCATTTTGGGAGAAATGATTTAAATGTTCCTTGGGAGAAATTAGATAAGGTAAATGAAATAAAATCATTATTGAAGAAAGAAGGTATTAGTATTTAG
- the spoIIID gene encoding sporulation transcriptional regulator SpoIIID — MKDYIEERVLGVAKYIIDSKSTIRKTARAFGVSKSTIHKDMTERLPKINPLIAREAKYILDLNKAERHIRGGNATKMKYSSGEN; from the coding sequence ATGAAAGATTATATAGAAGAAAGGGTTTTAGGTGTTGCAAAATATATAATAGATTCTAAATCTACTATAAGAAAAACAGCTAGAGCCTTTGGAGTTAGCAAAAGCACTATACATAAAGATATGACTGAACGTTTGCCTAAAATTAACCCTTTAATAGCTAGAGAAGCTAAGTATATATTGGATTTAAATAAAGCAGAAAGGCATATACGTGGAGGTAATGCTACTAAAATGAAATATAGTAGTGGAGAAAATTAA
- a CDS encoding M23 family metallopeptidase has protein sequence MNNLKRTKIFGKKEKINLFVFIGIAIVLALIIYFSNSSFNNNYAEGNKTQVTDNTKFNEELNINESNMDNALQVNNIPSDTNTKNEDVLNTSNNQEVKDIVSKNDNLDKLSNTDIATNLIEDKKDLVNKEVVDVDLDKDNVQVSASTLTFSSPVEGSLIREYSVDTMYSKTLNTWRTRDGVDLKADKGESVMSVLDGVVEKIDNDLTEKGQYIVIKHDNGFKSVYTNLDEEIKVVNGQKVRKGEVIATVGNSSGNYSNEDYGSHLNFVMYLNNEEVNPADYINFK, from the coding sequence ATGAATAATTTAAAAAGGACAAAAATATTTGGCAAGAAGGAAAAGATTAATTTATTTGTTTTTATTGGGATAGCAATAGTTTTAGCGTTAATAATTTATTTTAGTAATTCATCATTTAACAATAATTACGCAGAGGGTAATAAAACTCAGGTTACAGATAATACGAAATTTAATGAAGAATTAAATATCAATGAGAGTAATATGGATAATGCCCTTCAAGTTAATAATATACCGAGTGATACTAATACTAAAAATGAAGATGTATTGAATACTTCAAATAATCAGGAAGTAAAAGATATTGTAAGTAAAAATGATAATTTAGATAAATTGTCAAATACCGATATTGCAACAAATTTAATTGAGGATAAAAAAGATTTGGTTAACAAAGAGGTTGTTGATGTTGATTTAGATAAAGATAATGTTCAAGTTTCAGCATCCACATTAACATTTTCTAGTCCTGTTGAGGGCTCATTAATAAGAGAGTATTCAGTAGATACGATGTATTCTAAGACTTTAAATACATGGAGAACTAGAGATGGTGTAGATTTAAAGGCTGATAAGGGTGAATCTGTTATGTCTGTTTTAGATGGTGTTGTCGAAAAAATAGATAATGATTTAACGGAAAAGGGACAGTATATAGTAATTAAACATGATAATGGATTTAAAAGTGTGTATACAAATTTAGATGAAGAGATTAAGGTTGTCAATGGTCAAAAGGTTAGGAAAGGTGAAGTTATAGCAACAGTTGGAAATTCATCAGGTAATTATTCAAATGAGGATTATGGATCACATTTAAATTTTGTAATGTATCTAAATAATGAAGAAGTAAATCCAGCAGATTATATAAATTTTAAATAG
- the spoIID gene encoding stage II sporulation protein D, with amino-acid sequence MIKYILKKFSLLLLIFMCVFFLLPLAVIGISYNEDFKGFINVNQEDVIIKLYRHETDSVEELKLEEYLEGVLAAEMPVKFDIEALKAQAVTSRTYAISKVISGVKIHNVAHVCDTVHSQAYIDESMYEQKFGSKKDEYIEKIRRAIDETRGEVLYYNDEIVNNALYFAISSGYTENSSDVFSFDEPYLKSVNSLFDQDAPNVTKEYVFSESEFVDRINNKYSNANVKNYDDIEILGYTESGSIYRIRLGNEIIRGLDFRYLFELNSSNIDMKKEDNNIVIKVRGYGHGVGLSQWGAGKMAELGYKYDEILKHYYSGVKIKKVSI; translated from the coding sequence TTGATTAAATATATTTTAAAGAAGTTTTCATTATTATTATTAATTTTTATGTGTGTATTTTTTTTATTGCCTTTAGCAGTTATTGGTATTAGTTATAATGAAGATTTTAAAGGTTTCATTAATGTTAATCAGGAAGATGTTATTATAAAATTATATAGACATGAAACAGATAGTGTAGAAGAATTGAAATTAGAAGAATATTTAGAAGGTGTTTTGGCAGCTGAAATGCCTGTGAAATTTGATATAGAGGCTTTAAAGGCCCAGGCAGTTACATCTAGAACATATGCAATTAGCAAGGTAATTAGTGGGGTAAAAATACATAATGTTGCTCATGTTTGTGATACAGTCCATTCTCAGGCTTATATAGATGAGAGTATGTATGAGCAGAAGTTTGGTAGTAAGAAAGATGAATATATAGAAAAAATAAGAAGAGCTATAGACGAAACAAGAGGAGAAGTCTTGTATTACAATGATGAAATTGTTAATAATGCATTATATTTTGCAATTTCAAGTGGATATACCGAAAATTCATCAGATGTATTCTCGTTTGACGAGCCATATTTAAAATCTGTTAATAGTTTATTTGATCAAGATGCACCAAATGTTACCAAGGAATATGTATTTAGCGAGAGTGAGTTTGTAGATAGGATAAATAATAAATATTCTAATGCGAATGTTAAAAACTATGATGATATTGAAATTTTGGGTTATACGGAATCAGGATCAATATATAGGATAAGATTGGGGAATGAGATTATTAGAGGATTAGATTTCAGATATTTATTCGAGTTAAATTCGAGTAATATAGATATGAAAAAGGAAGATAATAATATAGTTATAAAAGTTAGAGGTTATGGTCACGGTGTTGGTTTGTCCCAATGGGGAGCAGGAAAGATGGCTGAGCTTGGTTATAAGTATGATGAAATATTAAAACATTATTATAGTGGTGTTAAGATTAAAAAGGTTTCAATTTAG
- the murA gene encoding UDP-N-acetylglucosamine 1-carboxyvinyltransferase — protein sequence MQRFRIRGGRTLNGEIEVSSAKNSVLPIIAATILCDDECIIENIPMLDDVFVICDVLRSLKVKVDINEIDSTLSINSKNMLPLDLSENLVRKMRASFLVLGPLISRFGKACIYMPGGCNIGLRPIDLHLKGLSTLGANVSIVNGCVEITAKKLLGSKIYLDFPSVGATENLIMAATLAEGRTIIENAAKEPEIVDLVVFINGMGGDIEGAGTSKIIINGVKNLRGTRHIPIYDRIEAGTYIALAAITKSRFKVRGINEEYLNPILSKFYEMGLDMNIDGNEIFVNGNVDLRAINLKTLPHPGFPTDMQPQLMALLSVTNGVSTITETIFENRFMHVMELCRMGANISIYDRVAIIEGVSKLISSTVKATDLRAGAALILSALSCDGESEITDIYHIDRGYSGIEYKLRKLNASIDRI from the coding sequence ATGCAAAGATTTAGAATTAGAGGCGGTAGGACGCTTAACGGTGAGATTGAGGTTAGTTCGGCTAAAAATTCTGTATTACCTATAATAGCGGCCACAATACTATGTGATGATGAATGTATAATTGAAAACATACCTATGCTTGATGATGTTTTTGTTATATGTGATGTACTAAGGAGTTTGAAAGTAAAGGTAGATATAAATGAGATAGATAGTACTCTTAGTATAAATAGTAAGAATATGCTTCCACTTGATTTATCTGAGAATTTAGTAAGGAAGATGAGAGCTTCATTTTTAGTATTAGGACCTTTAATATCTAGATTTGGTAAAGCTTGTATTTATATGCCAGGAGGATGTAATATAGGTCTTAGACCAATTGATTTGCATTTGAAAGGATTATCAACTTTAGGAGCAAATGTTTCAATTGTGAATGGATGTGTTGAAATTACGGCAAAAAAATTACTTGGATCTAAAATATATTTAGATTTTCCTTCAGTAGGAGCTACTGAGAATTTAATTATGGCTGCTACATTGGCTGAAGGAAGAACTATAATAGAGAATGCAGCTAAAGAACCTGAAATAGTAGATTTGGTAGTATTTATAAATGGTATGGGTGGAGATATAGAAGGCGCAGGGACATCTAAAATAATTATAAATGGCGTCAAAAATTTGAGAGGTACTAGGCATATTCCTATTTATGATAGGATAGAAGCTGGAACTTATATAGCACTTGCAGCTATTACTAAGAGTAGATTTAAGGTGAGGGGGATAAATGAGGAATATTTAAATCCGATTTTATCTAAATTTTATGAGATGGGACTTGATATGAATATTGATGGGAATGAAATTTTTGTAAATGGTAATGTTGATTTAAGAGCTATTAATTTAAAAACTTTACCTCATCCTGGTTTTCCTACTGATATGCAACCACAATTGATGGCATTATTATCGGTTACAAATGGTGTTAGTACTATTACTGAAACTATTTTTGAAAATAGGTTTATGCATGTTATGGAATTGTGTAGAATGGGAGCTAATATTTCTATATATGATCGAGTTGCTATAATAGAAGGTGTGAGTAAACTAATATCATCGACTGTAAAGGCTACAGACTTAAGAGCTGGAGCTGCACTTATACTTTCAGCACTATCTTGTGATGGTGAAAGTGAGATTACCGATATATATCATATTGATAGAGGATATTCAGGAATAGAGTATAAATTAAGAAAATTGAATGCTAGTATAGATAGAATATAA
- the wecB gene encoding non-hydrolyzing UDP-N-acetylglucosamine 2-epimerase — protein sequence MSIKVISVFGTRPEAIKMVPLIKELQNNKNFENIVCVTAQHREMLDDVLNKFNIIPDYDLNLMREKQTLTTLTTSIMINLEKIYLEEKPKVVLVHGDTTTTFCSSLGAFYQKIDIGHVEAGLRSNDLYFPFPEEANRKLTGVLAKYHFAPTNLSKNNLLKEGVNEKNIYVVGNTVIDTMKYTISNNYIFRNKILRDMDFSRKVIVVTAHRRESWGKPIINICNVVKKISEEYEDIKIVFLTHLNPIVRDTVNSILNGISNVYILDPIDIYDSHNLLSRCFFVMTDSGGIQEEAPHLGKVVLVLRNETEREEMIEEGMIKLVGTDRDRIYKFAKELIDNGIEDKVISNVYGDGNTSKRIVSILEKNYLGNN from the coding sequence ATGAGTATAAAAGTTATTAGTGTTTTTGGAACAAGACCAGAAGCAATTAAAATGGTTCCGCTTATAAAGGAGCTACAGAATAATAAGAATTTTGAAAATATTGTATGTGTGACCGCTCAGCATAGAGAAATGTTAGATGATGTATTAAATAAGTTCAATATAATACCGGATTATGATTTGAACCTCATGAGAGAAAAGCAGACATTAACAACTTTAACTACATCAATAATGATAAATCTTGAAAAAATATATTTAGAAGAGAAACCTAAAGTTGTGCTTGTACATGGTGATACAACCACAACTTTTTGTTCTAGTTTAGGAGCGTTTTATCAAAAGATTGATATAGGGCATGTTGAAGCAGGATTAAGAAGTAATGATTTATATTTTCCATTTCCAGAGGAAGCAAATAGAAAATTAACTGGAGTATTGGCAAAGTATCATTTTGCACCTACTAATTTATCTAAAAATAACCTTTTAAAAGAAGGTGTAAATGAAAAGAATATATATGTTGTAGGTAATACAGTTATAGATACAATGAAATATACAATAAGTAATAATTATATATTTAGAAACAAAATATTAAGAGATATGGATTTTTCACGTAAAGTAATTGTAGTTACAGCACATAGGAGAGAGAGTTGGGGAAAACCTATAATAAATATTTGTAATGTTGTAAAAAAAATATCAGAGGAATATGAGGATATAAAAATTGTATTTTTAACGCATTTAAATCCTATAGTTAGGGATACAGTAAATTCTATTTTAAATGGCATATCAAATGTATATATATTAGATCCTATAGATATATACGATTCACATAATTTATTATCTAGGTGTTTTTTTGTTATGACTGATTCAGGTGGTATACAGGAGGAGGCTCCTCATTTGGGTAAAGTTGTTTTGGTTTTAAGAAATGAGACTGAGAGGGAAGAGATGATAGAAGAAGGGATGATAAAATTAGTTGGAACGGATAGAGATAGAATATATAAATTTGCAAAAGAATTGATAGATAATGGAATTGAGGATAAGGTGATAAGTAATGTTTATGGAGATGGGAATACATCAAAAAGGATAGTTAGCATACTAGAAAAAAACTATTTAGGTAATAATTAA
- a CDS encoding glycosyltransferase family 4 protein produces the protein MKYITLFIFSMMISLFLTPLFMNISFKFEFLDIPRETRKVHGTPMPFLGGIIIYISFLITLTLQNSFIDNNHFRIIVSSTIILIGGIIDDIYPIKPKEKLIIQIIAISILVFNDIYIKDITFIPGGSTYSLDFLGIPLMFIWVIVLTNAFNLIDGLDGLAAGISLIVFITIFIISVISGNLSSAIISSVLCGTLIGILPYNFYKAKIFIGDSGAQFIGFILSVILIDGSNTINGEFIILIPMIICGVPLFDTITSIIRRKLKNLPIMQADKGHVHHKLIRLGNSHPKAVIIMYFIEIIFSVIAIFMVISNRINFLFLLIISVIYVIYLMVKLDIFQLKKDE, from the coding sequence ATGAAATATATAACATTATTTATTTTTAGTATGATGATATCGTTGTTTTTGACGCCATTATTTATGAATATTTCCTTTAAATTTGAGTTTTTAGATATTCCTAGGGAAACGAGAAAGGTTCATGGAACGCCAATGCCTTTTTTGGGTGGAATAATTATATATATATCATTTCTTATAACACTAACTTTGCAAAATTCATTTATTGATAATAATCATTTTAGGATAATAGTTAGTTCAACTATTATTTTAATTGGGGGTATAATCGATGATATATATCCTATTAAACCAAAAGAAAAGCTGATTATTCAGATTATTGCTATTAGTATTTTGGTATTTAATGATATTTATATAAAGGATATAACGTTTATACCTGGGGGTAGTACATATTCATTAGATTTTTTAGGAATACCCTTGATGTTTATATGGGTAATAGTGCTTACTAATGCATTTAATTTGATAGATGGGTTAGATGGTTTAGCTGCAGGTATTTCACTTATAGTGTTTATAACTATTTTTATAATAAGTGTGATATCTGGGAATTTATCTAGTGCTATTATATCATCTGTTTTATGTGGTACGCTAATTGGTATACTTCCTTATAATTTTTATAAAGCCAAGATATTTATAGGTGATTCTGGAGCTCAATTTATTGGGTTTATTTTGTCTGTTATTTTAATAGATGGAAGTAATACCATAAATGGAGAGTTTATTATTTTGATTCCAATGATTATTTGTGGGGTACCATTATTTGATACTATAACTTCAATAATACGACGTAAATTGAAAAATTTACCTATAATGCAGGCTGATAAGGGTCATGTACATCATAAGTTAATAAGATTGGGTAATTCGCATCCTAAGGCAGTTATTATTATGTATTTTATTGAGATTATATTTAGTGTAATAGCTATTTTCATGGTCATATCAAATAGGATCAATTTCTTATTTCTGTTAATTATTAGTGTAATTTATGTTATTTATTTAATGGTTAAGCTTGATATTTTTCAACTGAAGAAGGATGAATAA
- the upp gene encoding uracil phosphoribosyltransferase, with product MKNVFEIKHPIIQHKLTQLRSKETRTCDFRKLCDEIGVFLGYEALKDIKMLDKGIETPITFTSGKMIEEENITFVVILRAGLGMLNGILEVIPSAKVGHIGLYRDENTLEIVEYFSKLPSGIENTKVMLLDPMIATGGSIIDSINILKAKGVKDINVLSLISSPEGLNKITTKFDDINIYTAAIDDKLNEKGYIVPGLGDAGDRIFGTH from the coding sequence ATGAAAAATGTTTTTGAAATAAAGCATCCGATAATACAGCATAAGTTAACACAGTTAAGAAGTAAAGAGACACGTACATGTGATTTTAGGAAATTATGTGATGAAATTGGGGTATTTTTAGGTTATGAGGCACTTAAAGATATTAAAATGTTGGATAAAGGGATTGAAACACCAATAACATTTACGTCAGGTAAAATGATAGAGGAAGAAAATATAACATTTGTGGTTATTTTAAGAGCAGGTCTTGGAATGTTAAATGGGATTTTAGAAGTTATACCTAGTGCTAAAGTAGGACATATCGGACTTTATAGAGATGAAAATACACTTGAAATTGTAGAGTATTTTTCTAAACTACCAAGTGGAATTGAGAATACAAAAGTTATGTTATTAGATCCAATGATTGCGACTGGAGGATCTATAATTGACTCTATAAATATTTTAAAAGCAAAGGGAGTTAAGGATATAAATGTTTTATCATTAATTTCATCTCCAGAGGGTTTGAATAAAATAACAACTAAATTTGATGACATTAATATATATACAGCAGCTATTGATGATAAGTTAAATGAAAAGGGATACATAGTTCCTGGATTAGGAGATGCTGGTGATAGGATATTTGGAACGCATTAG
- a CDS encoding protein phosphatase: protein MNILFVCTGNTCRSIMAEIILREKIMDRFGENDLKSFRIESAGIMADESTYISSNANKVLEEFYNKKFDSNRKSKLLDSKIIDNCDIILAVTRDHKKFIESNFCVKDNKLFTISEFVDECCDIVDPYMGDIEIYRATLLKLDYLLNKVLDKLNEFGG from the coding sequence ATGAATATATTATTTGTTTGTACTGGAAATACTTGTAGAAGTATTATGGCTGAAATTATCCTTAGAGAAAAAATTATGGATAGATTTGGTGAAAATGATTTGAAATCATTTAGAATTGAATCTGCAGGTATTATGGCAGATGAATCAACTTATATTTCATCTAATGCCAATAAGGTTTTAGAAGAATTTTATAATAAGAAATTTGATAGTAATAGAAAAAGTAAATTATTAGATAGTAAAATTATAGATAATTGTGATATTATTTTAGCAGTTACAAGAGATCATAAAAAGTTTATAGAAAGCAATTTTTGTGTAAAGGATAATAAATTATTTACAATTTCGGAATTTGTTGATGAATGTTGTGATATAGTTGATCCTTACATGGGTGATATAGAGATATATAGGGCTACATTACTTAAACTTGATTATTTATTAAACAAAGTATTAGATAAATTAAATGAATTTGGAGGATAA
- a CDS encoding L-threonylcarbamoyladenylate synthase codes for MAINSYTYMGVCMETKIVDFYNDKKEYNLCIEALRNSEIIVFPTETVYGIGANALDKNAVLKIFDIKRRERDNPLIVHIADKEISRYAKNIGYGAYKLIDKFWPGPLTIILEKKEIMPYETTGGLDTVALRMPNHQIALDLIEKSGFPIAAPSANISGKPSGTSAKRCFDDLNGKVSFIIDGMQSYIGLESTVISMVNDEAVVLRPGYVTINDIKDVIPNAKLYGKINDKFIKDKPISPGLKYRHYAPKGEMIILKSDLNSIGKYIKERVNSYKIIGVLCLRENYKFYDELNKTLNYILKVVVVGSRDSYLELSRNLFESIRKFDDLECDFIVSECLCDDFSNAIMNRLLKAAGHRLITL; via the coding sequence ATGGCGATAAATTCATATACATATATGGGTGTTTGTATGGAAACTAAGATTGTAGATTTTTATAATGATAAGAAGGAATACAATTTATGCATAGAAGCTTTAAGGAATAGTGAGATTATTGTATTTCCAACAGAAACTGTATATGGGATTGGAGCTAATGCATTAGATAAAAATGCAGTATTAAAAATATTTGACATTAAGCGTAGGGAAAGAGATAATCCTTTGATTGTACATATAGCAGATAAGGAGATTTCAAGGTATGCAAAGAATATAGGATATGGTGCGTATAAACTTATAGATAAATTTTGGCCGGGACCATTAACTATAATTTTAGAAAAAAAGGAAATAATGCCCTATGAAACTACTGGAGGACTTGATACTGTAGCGCTTAGGATGCCAAATCATCAAATTGCACTTGATTTAATTGAGAAAAGTGGATTTCCAATTGCAGCACCATCTGCAAATATTTCTGGGAAACCTAGTGGAACTAGTGCAAAAAGATGTTTTGATGATTTGAATGGAAAGGTTAGTTTTATTATAGATGGTATGCAAAGTTATATAGGACTTGAATCTACTGTTATTAGTATGGTTAATGATGAGGCTGTAGTTTTAAGACCAGGATATGTTACAATTAATGATATAAAAGATGTTATACCTAATGCAAAATTATATGGTAAAATTAATGATAAATTTATTAAGGATAAACCTATATCTCCAGGATTGAAGTATAGGCATTATGCACCTAAGGGAGAGATGATTATTCTAAAATCAGATTTAAATAGTATAGGTAAGTATATAAAAGAGAGAGTAAATTCTTATAAGATTATAGGTGTTCTGTGTTTAAGAGAAAATTATAAATTTTATGATGAATTAAATAAAACATTAAATTATATTCTTAAAGTTGTAGTTGTTGGAAGTAGAGATAGTTATTTAGAATTAAGTAGGAATTTATTTGAGAGTATAAGGAAGTTTGATGATTTAGAATGTGACTTTATAGTTAGTGAATGTTTATGCGATGATTTTTCTAATGCTATTATGAATAGACTTCTTAAGGCGGCTGGACATAGGTTAATTACTTTGTAG